The DNA segment AAGAAGTAAATCATTCTATCCTGCTTGCCCTGCCCATGGTGTGCACTGCtgaagacaggatgctggacttagcCCTCTActttgatccaacagggctcttctgttCCTATTTTGTCACAGTATATGTCTTCATTTTTTTGCTTACTTTATATCCCTGGGAAAGAGATGTGGGGAGCATCGGGGCACAAAACCATTACTgattattttggggggggcattgATCTtggcttttggggggagggaaagtaTTTTGAGAAAATTGTTGTAAGCCCAAGAAACAACTGAATACATACAAATCTGAGATTTTATTACACAGTAGCGGTTAAGGAAACGGGTCAAGTGCCAGGATGAGTCAATCAGGCCGTTAAGTCAAAAGGTGGCATTTGGCAAGCCATTGTCTCTTAACCTTAGCCCGCATCTCCTCATCTGCAATATGAGGGATGATCACCGACCTTCTTTATAGGCTGTTTTGTAGCAAGTAAGGAAATGTTTCATTAACTCTAGCAGATGCTGCAATGTGCTGTACTTGAACCCAATTCAGAAgcttcagttggtgcagaatgccaTGTGACCTGCCTCCTCATGGGGATAAACTGCCATGAACAAATActgtaataacaataacatttcttacccacccttcaccagaaggtcacaGGATGGGTCACAAGaatataaaaaacattaaaaataatttgaaacaaaTTGCTAGTCATCTGAAGTAGTCACCTGGCACTAGTCATTTAAACTTGCACCCTGTACTTTTCCAAGCACAAGTCAAGGTCCTGGTTATCATTTATGGCCCAACATATGTGAGGGACCACCTCTTCCTCTTTGTCCCATCTCATTCTCTGAGATCCACTGAGAGTGCCCCCTGAATGGTGTCATCTGTGCATCGGGTCCAGATAACAAGGGCATGATAAGGGCTGCCAGCATTTCAGCTAGCCCCAGTAGCTGTGCCTCTGAGAAGAACTTGATGTGCAGACGTTAATAGACAGTAATGTTCACTTCTGTGCCGTGAACGTTTCACCTGCTCACATGTGCCCTTCAAACAGCTGCTTTTAAAGGCACAGGCATACACCAGTCCAGctcgtgctctgtgtgaagaGAGATGTTCTCTGCAGATGCTTGCCCATCCTGGAGCAAGATGCTTGTAAATATCTCGAATGCATTTCGTTTTTAAATGCCCAGTGTGTTTTGGGCCCATACTTGATCTTTCCAAGGGAATGACAGAAATATGCACACCCATTTTACAAACAGTCATTGCTATGAAAATACTCCATGTTACCTAGAAATGGATTATAGATTGTTTTAAAATGATTGTGCATGTTTTGTAGTTTCCAGAAGTAATGTGGTGTGTATGGGTATGTTTTAACTGAAGACATTTTCTAgcactttgggggggggtccctttgggatttgtttgtgtgtgtggcagcCTTCTTTGTTTCTGTTGCCTGCTTCCATCTCAGTTTTGGCATTCTTTCTAGGCCTGAAGATGTGGTGTCAGCGTTATGAGACTTGCTGCTTGGGGTGGGCCATGGGAAGATCAAGGTTATGTTGGCAAAGGGTGAGAAAATTTTGGTTATGTTTAcaggcttccaataggcatctggttggccattgtaagagcaggatgctggactagatgggcactggcctgatccaacaggctgttcttgtgttcttatactTTAATTTTATTCAGTTTAACTGGGGGAGTGTTTGAGCTGGCCTGAGCATTCAGGAATGGATGGGCTACAATCCTAATTAAGCAAATGCTCATATTATCTGggattgtttttatttgcatttcagaaGTACATGAGCAGTTTCTCCAGCAAATGCTCTTTCCCCATGTGGAGAGTTTCTTAAGGGAGCATCTGAACCCTGTCTGGGCAAGTTTCAATAAAAGTCTACAGGATCTTTCTGCCACCCTGAAAAATCTTTCACAGAATGTTGAGGCCAATCGGAAACGTATAGAGGGATTCAAAGAAAACATTGTGCCCAAGAAAGATTTTCAAGAGTTGGGAACAAAATTTGAATCCAAGGTTCAAGCTAATGTTTTGAGGGTGGACCAGATGAAGCACGAAATAGATAGTCATTTACACCTCCAGCAGGCTGCCATACACTACAATCTCACCATGATCAAAGCAGATACTGATCTGAAGCTCAAGAGGCACCATAAGATACAACACTTATATTTGTTGGCCTTAAACAATAGCATAGCAGATCTGAGACAACAGCAAAACAAGCTTCAAGATGAGCTAGAGACCCTGAACAGAAACCTAGCACCGTCCCCTATCCAATTTGGCAGCCAAAATGAGGCATTTACTGAAAGGGACATTCAGATTCTCAATCAGAGCCTGGCAAGACATGCCCAGCAGCTTGCAAGACTTTATGATGAGGCTGAGGAGGACTACCAAATACTAACTGATTCTATTAAGAACCTGAAAGCCAACTCAAAGCGTGAAATAGAAGAATTCAGAGTCGAGCTAATGGAAATGAGTCTTACAATAGAGGACTACAGAGAAGACCTGGAAAGGAAGATTCTCGCTCTAAACAATACTCTGTCAAATATTCAAGAAGGCCATCGGGACCTGCAGAAGTCTCTGAAAGGATGTCATTGTGAAAAACTACCACCTTCAGGCACTGATATGGAAGATCAAGCGAACATCACTCAGATCAACAGAGAAGAAATGAAGCAACTTGAGGCACGCTTAAAAGATCTTGCTGCAGCTTTCCCCCTTATATATCAGTCTCTAGATTTCCAGCAAGAACAGAGCCGAAAGCTGGAAGGCGGCATGTCCCTTCTCAAGTCTCATACTGAAAGGTTGTCTGAAAATATTGGCATCCTGAACAAAAATGATGAGAAGATGCATGGACACATCAAATATCTCAACAGCTCTTTTCACTCTCTGCTAGTTGATGCAATGAGACATGAGATAGCACTAGAAGCCTTGCTTGGAGAAGAAATTATGGAAGTCTTATCGGAAGACTTAGAACCTAGTACCTTACTGTCCCCCATACAGCAACTTCAAGTGACTGTTAGAATAATCTCAGACAATCTCACGGAGCAAAATATTACCCTGGAATCTCTTATGAAGAGAATTCACTCTTTGGAGAGGCTGGATCGTGAGAACAACCCCAATGTCCACAAACCTCTTAAGCATCCTGTGGTTGAAAAGCAAATAGAGGACGCCATGCAAGAGGTCACCACCCAACGTAGCAGAGTGGAACACATGGAGCCAAACCATGAAGCTTCCGTGGAGGATGTCCTGGATAATCCGGCATATCATGATATCATGACTCTAAAGAAAGAGATTGGGCACCTCAGCAGGGAGATGAAGAAATATGAGTTGCAGAGGGATTATGCTGCTTTCTGCTGTAATCACACCATAGACAGCCTAGTGGAACCACTCAGTGTATCAGTGAAGAATTTGAGGGAAGACCTTGCATCAGCCCAACAAGGATTTGAAGAGCATCTACAGGTCTTTCAAATGCTGTTTGGAAGTAACAAAGAATTAGCTGCTGTAAATTTAAGTTTGGATGTGTCAAAGATTCAGTCACTGATGGGCAGAAGGATGAGGAAGCAGCTTCAAGTTCAGGAGGGGCAAAAACTGAGAGACAAGAAAGAGGCCAACAACCGTAGAGAAGGCACTTTAAATGGAAGAAACAAGATACATACAGAGATCCTGGAGACAGGTACCTTTCTTCCAACAACTCCCTATAATAATCTCATTGTGATTTTCTaaagcagccttgtccaacctttgggccacagatgttgctggactacagttcccataattcctgaccattggccatcctggctggggctgatgggagttgcagtccagcaacatctgtggcccaaaggttggacaaggctgctctaaacaatccttccccaacctccagatgctttggactacaactccatcagctccagccaggttggagaaggctgttctacagtttatttcattaaaaaaaaattcttaactGCCTTTCATCAAAAGGTTGTAGGGTGATGTACAAAAAGTGTGAATAGAATTAATTCGCACACAACATATAAACGAATAAGTGTAACAAAAGTGCAACATgacaaaagcaaattttaaaaattgtgagTATCTCAATCACTCAAGCAGACTGAATTTCTGTTTGCTTAAAtgcctccagcaaaggagagttCACCACCTTTTAAGTTACGGTGGCTGCATCCTCTCACTCTAAACAAGCCAGAGTTCCAGACTGAGAGCTTGCAGCTCTGTGCCCCCATAAATAAAATGCTCTCTTGGCATTGGCCTATTCTGAAATCGCCCTACCATTTTTGTGTGTCAGGTTCTGTGTTTCCGTTGTGGCATTTGTTTTTTACTTATTAAGCCACTGGAAACAAATGTAAGTGTTCTTTACCTTAAGACATAGCACTAGCCTCTGCCACCCTTGCTGTTTGGAGAACTTGTCCTGTTGCCTACACACCGTGAAATGGATTTGCATGTAGGATTGTCAAGTTGTGGTAATCCAGAAAGGAAGTATTTCCATTCAAAAGCTATGGGGCTCAAAGGGGCAAACTGCATGCTGCAAGCCAAAGTGTCCAACAAAgactctttaaaaaagaaaagaaaagcaacttCTGAAGGCTGAAGTGTTGACCAGAGgagtagggtggggtggggagagagaaaaggagtgCTTAACCCatttgttgctgggcattttttTGCTAACAATTTTCCCCCATGCAAGCagtttcccttcctctcccccctccccatactCCTGTGCTGCAGGCTTCTGGAGACTTGTTTATCCTCACAGCTGCAGCTTCTTCTGCTCTGTTCCTTCATCTGTTCCCTCATCCACCTTCTTCTCCCACCCTACCTCTCCCACTGTGGAACTGGAAGTGAGGAGGGCAGTCAGGGGAACCAATGGAGGAAGGGGAAGCGCAGTGGTAAGGCACTTGCTTTGGATGCCAAAGGTTTCAGATTCAGCCCTCAGCATCTCTATTTAAAAGGAACAGGTAGCAAGTGATGTTAAAGGCCTCTGCTTGagtgcagctgccagtcagaataggcaCTACTAggctagaccagggatgggaaacctgtggccctctagatgttcttggGCTACATCTCTCATCagacctagccagcatggccagtggtcaaggatgatgggagtggtcaggcctgcccttagcatgtgtggggcccggggcagaagcatagttgcccccccacacattctctctctctctccgtatatatatatatagagagagagagagagagagagagagagagagagagagagagagagagagagagagagagagattgattgattttatttacaaatatatgtaaAGCTTCTCTTGGAAGAAAGGTATAGGTCTCAGCAATCGCCCGGTAGGTCTTCTTCTGCCCAGCATGTTTGGGTGCTTTGCCTGGCTCCACCGAGCTCTCCACATGCATTGAGTAGATGATGTCAAAGAAATCTTCCACCACAGTGATGCGCTTGAGAGTGATGCCCTTGGGCTCCAACAGGCCATCTGCCCCCGTTCCCATTTTCACCGGCACATAGACCACCACTTGGCCCATCTTCACCACCGTGGCTGGTGACTCCCGCGTGCCATTGCCCAGGAGGAAGCCCTTGGAGCGCACCCAGAACTGGAACTTGCCTTTCTCCCCGCCGCTGCCCCCGCCGGCACCACTGGCTCCCCCCTGCAGCACCTCAGCGATGCGCTGGTACTTGCTCtgggtcaccgtcttggtcttggccgagttgccataggtgcgcaggcaccagtcccgggACTGCCGGTCCAGCTCGCTGTCCCCAGGGCGGCTACCACtcgctgaccgcagcaggagcggTGGTGGCGGCTTTGGCAtggcgggcgggcaggcgagcGAGCCCCTGTCCTGGGTGGAGAGAAAGACAGCGAGCAAGAGCTGCGCCCTGCCTGGCGTGGCAAAgccgagcaggcagggagggaagagccggctggtgagcagattgccaagcgcggggccccccaaagcgtggggccgggggcaactgccccgcttccctgcttcccggtgcctagtgGCGGCtctgggagtggtagtccagcaacatctggaggccacaggttccccatccctggcagacAGACAAATAGTATGATCTGGTATAAGGCTTATACAGTCCAATTGCATTAATACATATTATAGTGTTATGGCAAGAGAAGGGTTCTTAGGGTTACACATCACCTCTCTGCCTTGCAGTTAGACTAAGGGTGCCACTGTACATGTCCACATTTAATTAGAGATAGGATAGTAAAGCTTAGTCAATTTCAGGTGGACTTAATGCCCACAGAAATGACAGAACTGCAATTTCCCTCTCACATTTCATCTCCATGTACTTGCTCTTAGACTCATTTTGAACTATTGACTAGGGAGTTTCTAGACTCAAGTCAAGCCACATTCTGTCAATAAGTGCAAAAGAGAATACAGAGTTCATTGTGCTCTAAAGTTTTAAGGAACATGTCATTACAAAGGCACAAGGCCATTACAACGCCAGCAGTTTCAAAAGCTGGATCTTATCAACAAATGGGTACTTTCAATTTAAACTAGAATTTACCTGGAGAGTGACAGGTAGAACTGCCAACTCCTGCAGCTCTAACAATCAAGCTAATCCAATgcacagaaagaaagagaggaGCCTGTCTTTAATAGTtgatgaaattccctcttctgtagGAGTGGAACAAGCCATGTGCGGAGCTCTgctgctgaaatcaatgggatttagaaGTGGCTTACAGTGATGGGTTTGTGTCACCTGTGATGGGTGTAGAACAAAAGGACACAATGTATTCTAAGAAGTTTCACAAATAGCCCTCTATACTAGGTATAGAGGGGGGCAATGCAGAGTATATAAAAACCTTATCAGAAAAAATATCTAAATGAGCCTTAATTTAGTTTCCACTGCAGTGTTTGAACCTTCTTACTGAGAGAGAGGCAGAGGTGAATAGAGATACTCACTTATGTAAATATAGAGTGGCTAAAAACACAACTCACAGATGTTTGTTCTAAAGAGACATGAAGCTCAAAGTTGGTTTCTCTAAACTTGTTTTGCTTTGTTGAATTGCATTGTAGCGCCATCTCCTGGCAGAATAGCAGTTTTCAGTTATTGGTTCCAGAGTCGTAGTCTAGAACAGTGTTTAAAACTTTTCAGAGCTGGGACCGTGTTAGGGATGTGTGAAAACAACAATAGGCAGGCATCCCTCTTGCAACTATGAGGTAGTtgtgctatagctcagtggtagaacatctgcttttgcatgcagaaggtcccaggttcaatccctggcatctctaggtagataCTCCTATCTACCTAGGAGATACTCCTGTctgaaccctggacagccactgccagttagtgtagatgatactgagcaagatggacctatGGACTGGACTCAGTatatgacagcttcctatgtttttatacAATATAGTAGCTTCCAGCATCTCACCCTTCCCCTTGCCTAGCCAGTCACAGTTTAAGGATGGGTGATGAGGGCATGTGATACAGCCACCTTGCTAAAACTAATCAGATCTGGGTCTGTTGTGTGCCTGGATGAGAAACCACCTGACAGCTCTGTATAATCTGGGTTGAGTTTCATTGACAGAAGCTAAATAAATAGATTGGACAGTACCATTTCAGATTGCATGTGGGGAATGTACTTCTGAATGTGTCCTTATGTGGGGAAAAACCTTATAAGTAGAAACTAGCACAGTAAGAAGGGCTAGGCTACATTTCTTCTTGCTACTTGTAGGGAGATTTTATGTAGAGGAGACTTAAAATTGcaacacacacccctgtctagGTACACTGGTACAGTTTACTCTATCACCTGGGACTTCTACCATCTGATTGTGCCACATGTTCATTCCCTTGGGGCTGAAGAACCTGAGCCAAGGatgctgagagaggcagaaagaAACATAGAGAAGACTTTGAGGAACATGGCAGAGATGTCCCACTCCTTTGCCATGATGGAATATGAGGATCTCAGGGAAAGAGGACAAGGATATCCTTCCAGGTGTGGATAGATAGGGGTTCCTAACAATGGCTGATTCAATCAGGAATACCGGGGGGGGGGTAGGATGGGTGTGCTGAGCACATGGCAACTTCCCATATGGTGTGATGGTTGCAGAAATCACATGTAGTATAGAATGTAGTGTGGATGAGTCAATTATCTTAGTGCACATGACACTAATGACACTGAGAAATAGAGTTATACGGTACTGGAAGTAAAACTCCTAGGTAGGAAGTTTAATCCGGGAGCTTCAGGGTAGCATAGTCAAACTTCCGTTTCCATGTGCAGTGCAGGGCTAGCTGAGAGGTCTCAATGCATAGATGAAATATGTGCTGGGAAGAGAGATTCtgatccatttttcattttttagcACTGGGAAGTATTTTGGGACATGACAAGCCTGTACAAAAGGCTCTTCTGGAACTCAGATGGAACCAGAATGCTGGCACTTAATTAGGATTAGAACCATACAGCAAGTCATTAACTAAATGTACATAAAGGATGTCCCACACACCAGACATTTGGCATGTAGGTTAGTTAACCCAGCCGGTCAAGAAATGTGAAAAGCCCAGTATATTCTATTTTACACTCTCCATTTTTTGTTATTCCTCTCCCATTGACCCATGCAATAGACTCTGTGCCCCACCTAGTCAAAATCTTTTTGCTCATGATATATAATGGCAGATAGTACACTGGATGGGATTTGTTTTTATCTATAAAAGCATTTCTGTACCACCATAAAAGATCAAGGTGGTGCAACATGTTAAAACATAATATAccattagaaaaataaaaatagatagcCATTAAAGTGATTGGCTAATTAAAATGGAAAAACAGCTCCAAAGGCCTGTCTGCATAGAAAGGGATGCAAGAAAACTACAGAAACTGGACTTCTGTGCATTATTACTAGTGCCCTGCTTGTAGAGTGGAGTGTATTTCTTAATAATACATACATATTGAAATCTTCATGTGTATGTTCTAGATTAGCAAGAAGATACTTTTGAGTTTTAGATCTCACAGAGGGAGACTGAATCGAGAGCCCCATGCACAACACTGGGCTTCCAAGAAGCACTTCCCTACAGCACTTGACAAGTCATCCTGAATTCTGGAGGGCACCTCAAAATGGCCACCATATTAGCATGAGCATCTGTTGCTAAGCCTCAGTCTAGGGTATATGCCCACAAGGCCTGCAACTCTGTATCAtccattttgtttgtcttcctgtATTTGAGATCCCTGCCTTACAAAGAAGTAGAGATAGGAAGGTCCTCTGAGGCTGTCCTCAGATTGGCGTCGGGTGGGCAGCTTGTTTTCTAGAAAACCCATGCATTTTTTAGTCAACCTGATTTGGTAAGGTGGCTTCACCACCCCACTGTCCCCAAGCAATGCACACAccatctctctcctccatccgATCCAACAGTGTAACACAGGGCCATGGATGACAGAAGATGTCATTCTTCCAGTTCCTGTAGACCTCAGAGCAACTACAGCTCCAATAACCCCTCAAGTACCCagtcatggaggaggagggggaaagcctTCCTTTGCTCTCATgtgcctcagccagccagcccccAAAGCTACTTCCCTTTAACCTCATCTCAGTAGCAGGGGGGGATTTTGGGATTCGTGGGGCAGAGATGGTTTTGGAACCTGGGGAAAAGGCAGCAGGAACAGGCTGGGGTGAAGCCAGGAATTCTTCACCTGAAATCAATACCCAAGCAGTGAAGAATTTGGGGGACTGTAACACTCACCTCATTTTCGTGATGGACTTAACAAGCCCCTTAAACTGATTTCGAAGTCTGGCTTGGGAGAACTTTGGAGGCATCTCTACTGATAACTTAGAAACGTGGTAGGGATTTTGTGGAATCCTGTGTTGTATGCAATCTCTTCTTTCTCCATCCAGGTACAACTGTGGCATTTTATGTGAGATATTCAGAAGGAAGGGAAGCACCAAGCCTCAACGAAACATATCTCAATTATGGAGGAGGGTACTTTCCTGAACATGGTTACTTCAAGTCCCCTCACAGTGGTGTTTATATGGTTGCTATCAATGTAGAGCTGGTGCCAGGACCTGCCCTGGGGCAACTGGTTTTTAGCAGCAGGCAAAGAATGACGCTTATcagcaataaaaagaaaaaggcaaccgGAGGTTCTATGACTACTTTTGCACTCGTGGAGCTTAAGAAAGGGGAGCACATGTGGTTTGAACTGGTGCAGGGTGCTGGCACGAAGCAGAACCCTGCTGGATTGAGCCTGGCTGGATTTCTGATATTCAAAACTTGAAAAGAGACCAATAAATGATGCTTTGTCATACACATAGCTAACCTAACCTGCTAGTCTGATGACTCTGAGAGGTTTGCTGTGTGCACTTTTAAACATCGTCCTATCCTTGATTCATCTCAAGTGCTGCTTTCTAGAAATAGCTCAGTAGTTGCTTAGCAGTGCCACAAACATTAAGGGACAAGAAATTGAATTTTTATGCTGAAAAAGGTTTATGAAAGACTCTAGGACAAGGATgggtaacttgtggccctccacctgttcttggactcccaactcctgtctgccacagccagtatggtcaatggtcagggatgatatagtccaacagtatctggaggaccacagatcccccacccctgctttcatAGTTTATCACTTATTTGATTCTGTTTTCCCTTAGGCTCAAAACTGCTACCCCCTTCTTACATCCAGTGAAAAATGAGCAGCATTCATGTAAATAAGTTTTCAGTGGAAAAACAATCATTTCAAGTTTTTTCCCCACCATTGAGCAAGGGCCAGGGAGCCCTTACATG comes from the Rhineura floridana isolate rRhiFlo1 chromosome 7, rRhiFlo1.hap2, whole genome shotgun sequence genome and includes:
- the MMRN2 gene encoding multimerin-2 translates to MVAKILLLCGTIGLVEADLHSRYPGYQDHKQRPQDHRTLTYPHPSSLPEEYWGRGLIRKETFNPTSATDDTKDYYDAENHQTRNENWCSSTQSRLVTYIAACKTEKYVIKSQQPCPNGTPDCQKIMYRAALKPIYQVKQKVINPLQWKCCPGYFGKNCEYHDPNFLLVSTTQPASWEEEQEAFSSQRDITEAHQSHEALLEDLQNDFHQATNNLGVLQKVLHYNTSSTQGEMNHSQSEVHEQFLQQMLFPHVESFLREHLNPVWASFNKSLQDLSATLKNLSQNVEANRKRIEGFKENIVPKKDFQELGTKFESKVQANVLRVDQMKHEIDSHLHLQQAAIHYNLTMIKADTDLKLKRHHKIQHLYLLALNNSIADLRQQQNKLQDELETLNRNLAPSPIQFGSQNEAFTERDIQILNQSLARHAQQLARLYDEAEEDYQILTDSIKNLKANSKREIEEFRVELMEMSLTIEDYREDLERKILALNNTLSNIQEGHRDLQKSLKGCHCEKLPPSGTDMEDQANITQINREEMKQLEARLKDLAAAFPLIYQSLDFQQEQSRKLEGGMSLLKSHTERLSENIGILNKNDEKMHGHIKYLNSSFHSLLVDAMRHEIALEALLGEEIMEVLSEDLEPSTLLSPIQQLQVTVRIISDNLTEQNITLESLMKRIHSLERLDRENNPNVHKPLKHPVVEKQIEDAMQEVTTQRSRVEHMEPNHEASVEDVLDNPAYHDIMTLKKEIGHLSREMKKYELQRDYAAFCCNHTIDSLVEPLSVSVKNLREDLASAQQGFEEHLQVFQMLFGSNKELAAVNLSLDVSKIQSLMGRRMRKQLQVQEGQKLRDKKEANNRREGTLNGRNKIHTEILETGTTVAFYVRYSEGREAPSLNETYLNYGGGYFPEHGYFKSPHSGVYMVAINVELVPGPALGQLVFSSRQRMTLISNKKKKATGGSMTTFALVELKKGEHMWFELVQGAGTKQNPAGLSLAGFLIFKT